In Desulfovermiculus halophilus DSM 18834, the DNA window CAGATGCTTGGACTGGCCGATATCGCTCAAATTCGAGGCCTTTTCAAAGGATCCGTCCTGAAAATTGCGTGAGGGCAAGAGCCCGGTCTCGTTGGCAAAGTCCACAGCCGGAGCCGTTCCCCCGTCCCGCATGGCCTGGACGTCCTCGGATTTTTCCAGATCGGCGTTGGCCTGGATCACTGCGGCCCGAAAGGCCTCAGGGTCATGGATGGTCACGGTATTGGTTCCGCGAACAGCAATGGCCTTTAGGTGCTTGGACCCCATAACCGCACCGGCGCCGCCCCGGCCCGCCTGCCGGTTGTATTCGCAGCTGATCAGGGAGTACAGGACCCGGTTCTCTCCAGCGGGACCGATGCTCAGGATCTTGACGGTCTCGTCGTTCAGTTCGCTCTTGACCGCTGCGTTGGCTTCCAAAGCGTCCTGTCCCCAGAGGTGGGCTGCGGGTCGGACTTCAACCCGGTCATCGTCTATCCACAGATAGACCGGTTCCTGGGCCTGGCCCAGAATGATGATCCCGTCGTAGCCCGCGTATTTGACCTCCGGAGAAAAGTAGCCGCCGAAATAGGAGTCCAGGAAGGTTCCGGTCAGCGGAGACTTGGTCACCACGCATCCGCGCATTGATGGAGCGCTGGTCCCGGTCAGGGGGCCGGTCATGATCATAAGCGGGTTCTCCGGAGCAAACGGATCACAGCCCGCAGGGGTCAGGTCGGTGAGCAGCTTGGCTCCGAACGCCTTGCCGCCCATGAGCTTTGAGCGCATCCAGTCCGGCACTTCCTGGGTCCAGGAGGATCCAGAGCCAAGATCGACAAACAAGAATTTTCCCATCCAGGCCTTAGGCATGGTCACCTCCCTGCACTATAAGCTCCAGAGCGCCGGTGGGGCAGGCCCGCACGCACAATGGATCTCCGTTGCACAGATCGCACTTGACCGACTTCCCGCTCTCCCTGTCCTGGACAATGACTTGGCGCGGGCAATAGGAAGCGCACAACCCGCAGCCGATGCATGTGTCCGGATCGATGACCCGGGCCCCGGTGTCCTCGTCCAGGCTGATGGCCTGCACCGGGCAGACGTTTTGGCAAAACGGATTATGGCACTGCTCGCACAAGATGGGCTCGTGGACCAGATTTTCTCGCCTGTGCTCGATGCGCAGGGCGGCCAGTCTGGGATTGAAGCCTCCGAAGAGCCGTTCGGAGCATACCAGCTGGCAGATTTCGCACCCGGTGCAGAGATCGAAGTGAGCGATCAGGCGCAAACCTTTCGCTGATTGAAGCGTCTGCGTCATAAAATACCCTTGGAAAAAAATGTTAACCTATACTGAAAAGATGAATGTCCTGACTGATAAGAACAATATACACTACCATAAAACTC includes these proteins:
- a CDS encoding 4Fe-4S dicluster domain-containing protein, translated to MTQTLQSAKGLRLIAHFDLCTGCEICQLVCSERLFGGFNPRLAALRIEHRRENLVHEPILCEQCHNPFCQNVCPVQAISLDEDTGARVIDPDTCIGCGLCASYCPRQVIVQDRESGKSVKCDLCNGDPLCVRACPTGALELIVQGGDHA